A section of the Mesorhizobium loti genome encodes:
- a CDS encoding GcvT family protein, with protein sequence MTLPSQAAIVVIGGGIIGCSTAYHLARDHKADVVLLEQGKLTSGSTWHAAGLVGQLRSSASITRVLKYSVDLYKGLEAETGLATGWKMTGCLRLATNADRWTEYKRLATTAKSFGMDMHLLSPDEVKAMWPLMETGDLVGASWLPTDGQASPSDITQSLAKGARMHGAKLLEDVRVTGFEMKGGRITAVKTNQGDIACDKVVNCAGQWARQVGAMAGINVPLQPVKHQYIITEKIDGLATDAPTLRDPDRRTYFKEEVGGLVMGGYEPNPQAWTTGDVPDDWEFRLFDDDYDHFEQHMTQAIARVPALETVGVKQMINGPESFTPDGNFILGTAPECANMFVGAGFNAFGIASGGGAGWVLAQWVVDGEAPLDLWVVDIRRFSALHRDRQWVCERTLEAYGKHYTIGFPHEEYASGRPRIISPLYDRLKQRRAVFGSKLGWERPNWFAPEGVEPHDIYSMGRQNWFAAVGDEHRHVREHVGIFDQSSFAKYELSGPDAAKALDWICANDVSKPVGRLTYTQLLNTRGGIEADLTVARLAEDKFYIVTGTGFRTHDASWIRDHIDEGLDANLTDVTEEFGTLSLMGPRARDVLSAVTEADVSNTAFPFGHVREIAIAGHTVRALRVTYVGELGWELHVPIAATGEVFDALTAAGEKHRIRPVGYRALESLRLEKGYRAWGSDITPNDTPQEAGLGWAVKLRKNTDFVGRRALEKLDGMPLKKRFAGFTVDNPEIVLLGRETILRDGEPVGYLTSGGYGYTIGRNIGYGYVRNGDGVSDDFLASGDYELVVAMERTPAKIHLEPMYDPAAERVKA encoded by the coding sequence ATGACCTTGCCCAGCCAGGCCGCCATCGTCGTCATCGGCGGCGGCATCATCGGCTGCTCGACGGCCTATCATCTCGCGCGCGATCACAAGGCCGACGTCGTGCTGCTCGAACAGGGCAAGCTGACCTCGGGCTCGACCTGGCACGCCGCCGGTCTGGTCGGGCAATTGCGCTCGTCGGCATCGATCACCCGGGTGCTCAAATATTCGGTCGACCTCTACAAGGGACTGGAAGCTGAAACCGGTCTTGCCACCGGCTGGAAGATGACCGGCTGCCTGAGGCTCGCCACCAATGCCGACCGCTGGACCGAATACAAAAGGCTGGCGACGACGGCGAAGAGCTTCGGCATGGACATGCATCTTTTGTCGCCGGACGAGGTCAAGGCGATGTGGCCGCTGATGGAAACCGGCGATCTCGTCGGCGCCTCCTGGCTGCCGACCGACGGTCAGGCGAGCCCTTCCGACATCACGCAGTCGCTGGCCAAGGGCGCGCGCATGCATGGCGCGAAGCTGTTGGAGGATGTCCGCGTCACCGGTTTCGAGATGAAGGGCGGCCGCATCACGGCCGTTAAGACCAATCAAGGCGACATCGCCTGCGACAAGGTGGTGAACTGCGCCGGCCAATGGGCGCGGCAGGTGGGCGCCATGGCCGGCATCAATGTCCCGCTACAGCCGGTGAAGCACCAATACATCATCACCGAGAAGATCGATGGACTGGCGACCGACGCGCCGACGCTGCGCGACCCCGACCGGCGCACCTATTTCAAGGAGGAGGTCGGCGGGCTGGTGATGGGCGGCTATGAGCCCAACCCGCAGGCATGGACGACGGGTGACGTGCCCGACGACTGGGAATTCCGGCTGTTCGACGACGACTACGACCATTTCGAACAGCACATGACACAGGCGATCGCGCGGGTGCCGGCGCTGGAAACCGTCGGCGTCAAGCAGATGATCAACGGACCGGAAAGCTTTACGCCGGACGGCAATTTCATTCTCGGCACGGCACCCGAATGCGCCAACATGTTCGTCGGCGCCGGCTTCAACGCCTTCGGCATCGCGTCCGGCGGCGGCGCCGGCTGGGTGCTGGCGCAGTGGGTGGTCGACGGCGAGGCGCCGCTCGACCTGTGGGTGGTCGACATCAGACGGTTTTCCGCCCTGCACCGCGACCGGCAATGGGTGTGCGAGCGCACGCTGGAGGCCTATGGCAAGCACTATACGATCGGCTTCCCGCACGAGGAATATGCCAGCGGCCGGCCGCGCATCATCTCGCCGCTCTACGACAGGCTGAAGCAGCGGCGCGCGGTATTCGGCTCCAAGCTCGGCTGGGAGCGGCCGAACTGGTTCGCGCCCGAAGGCGTCGAGCCACACGACATCTATTCCATGGGCCGGCAGAACTGGTTCGCGGCGGTCGGCGACGAACACCGGCATGTGCGCGAGCATGTCGGCATCTTCGACCAGTCGTCCTTCGCCAAATACGAGCTGAGCGGACCCGATGCGGCCAAGGCGCTGGACTGGATCTGCGCCAACGATGTCAGCAAGCCGGTCGGCCGGCTGACCTACACCCAGCTTCTCAACACGCGCGGCGGCATAGAGGCCGACCTGACCGTGGCGCGGCTGGCCGAGGACAAATTCTATATCGTCACCGGCACCGGTTTCCGCACGCATGACGCCTCCTGGATCCGCGACCATATCGACGAGGGCCTCGATGCCAACCTGACCGATGTCACCGAGGAATTCGGCACGCTGTCGCTGATGGGACCGCGCGCCCGCGATGTGCTTTCCGCGGTGACCGAGGCCGATGTGTCGAACACGGCATTCCCGTTCGGCCATGTGCGCGAGATCGCCATTGCCGGCCACACGGTGCGGGCGCTGCGCGTCACTTATGTGGGCGAACTCGGCTGGGAATTGCATGTGCCGATCGCGGCCACTGGTGAAGTCTTCGACGCATTGACGGCGGCGGGCGAGAAGCACCGCATCCGCCCGGTCGGCTACCGGGCGCTGGAATCGCTGCGCCTGGAAAAGGGCTACCGCGCCTGGGGCTCCGACATCACGCCCAACGACACGCCGCAGGAAGCCGGGCTCGGCTGGGCGGTCAAGCTGCGCAAGAACACCGATTTCGTCGGACGGCGCGCGCTCGAGAAACTCGATGGCATGCCTTTGAAGAAGCGCTTTGCCGGCTTCACGGTCGACAATCCGGAGATCGTGCTGCTCGGCCGGGAGACCATCCTGCGCGATGGCGAGCCGGTCGGTTACCTGACCAGCGGCGGCTATGGCTACACGATCGGCAGGAATATCGGCTACGGCTATGTGCGCAACGGCGACGGGGTGAGCGACGATTTCCTCGCCTCGGGCGACTATGAACTGGTGGTCGCTATGGAGCGGACGCCGGCCAAGATCCATCTCGAGCCGATGTACGATCCAGCGGCGGAGAGGGTAAAGGCCTAG
- a CDS encoding class I SAM-dependent DNA methyltransferase, producing MVDGKHHGALGAAYASKRPEEVAALYDRWSQTYDADMSAAGYRHPTICLALLARHLPRGLAPLLDAGAGTGLIGEWLNIAGYPEVEALDISQGMLDQAARKGVYSALHCLALGGRLPFADNAYAGIVSAGVFTSGHVGVEGLDDLIRICRPGGVIVLTVKNTLWDQGFAARIAELEAQGIVTRAEETRPYVSMPGEADTVPSRGLVLRVN from the coding sequence ATGGTGGACGGCAAACATCATGGGGCACTCGGCGCCGCCTACGCGTCGAAGCGGCCAGAGGAAGTGGCCGCCCTCTATGACCGTTGGTCGCAGACCTATGACGCCGACATGTCAGCCGCCGGTTATCGCCATCCGACGATCTGCCTCGCCTTGCTCGCCCGCCATCTGCCGCGTGGCTTGGCGCCGCTGCTCGATGCCGGCGCGGGCACCGGGCTCATCGGTGAATGGTTGAACATTGCGGGCTATCCCGAAGTCGAGGCGCTGGACATCTCGCAAGGCATGCTGGATCAGGCCGCCCGCAAAGGGGTTTATTCCGCGCTGCATTGCCTCGCGCTTGGCGGTAGGCTGCCTTTTGCCGACAATGCCTATGCCGGAATCGTTTCGGCCGGCGTCTTCACCTCGGGCCATGTCGGCGTCGAAGGGCTGGACGACCTGATCCGCATCTGCCGGCCCGGCGGGGTGATCGTGCTGACGGTCAAGAACACGCTGTGGGATCAGGGTTTTGCAGCGCGCATCGCCGAACTCGAGGCGCAAGGCATCGTCACCCGCGCCGAGGAGACACGCCCTTACGTCTCCATGCCAGGCGAGGCCGACACCGTGCCCAGCCGGGGCCTTGTCCTGCGGGTAAACTGA
- a CDS encoding phosphotransferase family protein: MVTDEARAELAAIPVLADYAGPLDRLGGLTNLVFKAGDFCLRIPGKGTEEYINRANEAVAAREAAKAGVSPEVLHADAGTGVMVTRFIAGAETMSPEKFRERPGSPARAGEAFRKLHASGAVFPFRFELFAMIDDYLKVLSTKDVALPAGYHDVVREAGSVRSALATHPLPLVACHCDPLCENFLDTGERMWIVDWEYSGMNDPLWDLGDLSVEGKFDATQDEELMRAYFGGEAKPAERGRVVIYKAMCDLLWTLWGLIQLANDNPADDFRAYADGRFARCKALMETPEFSRHLAAIRRG, translated from the coding sequence ATGGTGACAGACGAGGCGCGGGCAGAACTTGCCGCCATTCCGGTGCTGGCCGACTATGCCGGACCACTGGACCGGCTTGGCGGCCTCACCAATCTCGTCTTCAAGGCCGGCGACTTCTGCCTGCGCATTCCGGGCAAGGGCACCGAGGAATACATCAACCGCGCCAACGAAGCGGTGGCGGCGCGCGAGGCGGCAAAGGCCGGCGTCAGCCCCGAAGTGCTGCATGCCGACGCCGGCACCGGCGTGATGGTGACGCGCTTCATCGCCGGTGCGGAAACGATGTCACCGGAGAAATTCAGGGAACGGCCGGGCAGCCCCGCCCGCGCCGGCGAAGCGTTCCGCAAGCTGCACGCGTCCGGTGCGGTGTTTCCTTTCCGCTTCGAACTGTTCGCGATGATCGACGACTATCTCAAGGTCCTGTCGACCAAGGACGTCGCCCTGCCCGCCGGCTATCATGACGTGGTTCGCGAGGCCGGGAGCGTGCGCTCGGCGCTGGCCACCCATCCCCTGCCGCTCGTCGCCTGCCATTGCGATCCGCTGTGCGAGAACTTCCTCGATACGGGCGAGCGGATGTGGATCGTCGACTGGGAATATTCGGGGATGAACGACCCGCTCTGGGATCTCGGCGACCTCAGTGTCGAAGGCAAGTTCGACGCTACGCAGGACGAAGAGCTGATGCGCGCCTATTTCGGCGGCGAGGCGAAACCGGCGGAGCGCGGACGTGTCGTCATCTACAAGGCGATGTGCGACCTGCTGTGGACGCTGTGGGGGCTGATCCAGCTTGCCAACGACAATCCCGCCGACGATTTCCGTGCCTATGCCGACGGCCGCTTCGCGCGCTGCAAGGCGTTGATGGAGACGCCGGAGTTTTCGCGGCATCTGGCGGCAATACGCCGGGGTTAG